The DNA region TACTAGTGTAAAAGGCGCTAGTACAGACGAAGCAGGAAAATTTACTATTACAGGATTAGATTTTAAAGCTTACATTTTAAAAGCTTCTTTTTTGGGTTACGAAAGTTTTACTAATACCATAACGATCAACTCTAGTGGATTGGATCAAATTATTGTTTTAAAACCTTCTGCAGAGAATTTAGACGAAGTGGTTTTAAGTGCTAAAAAACCAACATTAGTAAAAACAGCAGATCGATTAACATTTAATGTTGCTAACACTGCTTTGGTTGAAGGAAATATATTAGATGTTTTAAGAAGTACGCCAGGTATTTTAATTTTAGATAATAATTTATCTGTTAAAAACACTTCGCCAACAGTTTTTATAAATGGCAGAAAGGTGCAATTATCTGCATCTGAAGTGACACAGCTATTAGAAAATTCGCCAGCAAATTCTATTCAAAAAATAGATGTAATTACTAATCCATCTGCTAAATATGACGCAGATAATGGAGTTGTCATTGATATTGTAATGAGTAAAAATTTAATTACAGGTTATAGAGGTAATGTATTTTCTAATTACACACAAGGTGTATTTCCTAGATATAATGCTGGAATAAACCAGTTTTTTAAAACAGAAAAGATAAATGTTAATTTAAATTACAGTTATAACCATAGTAAGATAAATAGAGATAATATAAACGAAATTAATTATTTTGAAACTGATAATTCAATTTCAGAAAATTGGCTGTCTGCTTTAAACAGAAATACAACTTCAAAAACACATAACACCAACTTAAATTTTGATTACTTTTTAAGTGATAACAGCACATTAAGTCTAACAACTAACGTTTTATATTTACCGTCTTACGACTATAATACAAACGGAAATACAATTGTAACAAACTTTACAACAAACAACGATTATAATTTTATTGTTAATAATAATTCTAATGATAATAAATACAATTTAGCATTAGATTTAGACTTTGTACAAAAGTTTAAAAATAAAAGTACTTTATCTGTAAATGCGCATATGACAAAGTATGATTATGAAAGACACCAACAAGTAAACTCTCAATATTATTTTGCAAATAGCAGCTCTAATTTTGATACTGCTTTTAAAACAGATAATAATCAAGTTACAGATATATTTACATCGCAATTAGATTACGAGACACCATTAAATGAAACATCTACATTATCTGCAGGTGTTAAAACGTCTGTAATAAACACTGCAAGTGATATTATACAGTTTGATATTGATCCTACAACAGGAAACACAACATACAATGCACAAGATTCTGATAATTACAATTACGATGAAGCTATTTTTGCAGCTTATTTAAACTATAATATAGATTGGGAAAAATGGAGTTTTTCTGCTGGACTTAGAGCAGAGCAAACAGATATTGAAGGTCAATCTTTAAGCACAAATGTGTTAAATAAACAAGACTATTTAGAATGGTTTCCAACACTTAATTTAAGCTGGCAAACTACCGAAAATTTAAGCCTGTATTCAAATTTTAAAAGAAGTATAAATAGACCAAATTATCAAAATTTAAATCCTTTTAATTTTTTCTTGAATGATAATACAATTGTAACTGGTAATCCCTTTTTACAGCCAACATTTACCAACAAAATTGTATTAGGTACAACTATACATGGTAATTATACTTTTGAATTTTATTACAAAGATATTTCTCAAGGTATTTACGAAATTCCTATACAAGACAACACTAATAATATTATTATTTATCAGCCTAAAAATATAGGTACAGCAATAGAATTTGGATTGGATTTTGTCACGTATTTTGACGTAGTAGATAATTGGTCTTTATATTTTGTAACTTCTATGTATAATATGCAAGAAGAAGCTATTTTAGATAATCAAAACGTTAAACAAAGCCAATGGACTAATTACTCTGTATTAAGTAATGATTTTACATTTTTAAAGGACAGAAGTTTAACAGCAAATTTTTCTTTAATTTATATAAGTAAAAATTTACAAGGATTTCAAACTGTAGATGGACGTTTAATTTCAGATCTTTCATTATCTAAAAAGCTATTTAAAAATAAAGCAACATTGTCTTTAGCTTTTGCAGATTTGTTTAACAAACAAGATTTTACGGTTAGAACTAAATACGGTAGACAAGATAATTTAAGTTTTCATAACCAAGATAACAGGTATGTAAAATTAGGCTTTAGTTACAAATTTGGTAACACTACTTTACAAACCAACGAGCGTACTAAAAGCAAAAAAGAACGCGATAGATTAAATTAAAAGGTACTTATTTTTAGAACAACAACAAGAAATTAATCCTGCCATTCTGCAATAAAAAGATTGGTATCTCTATTACCGCCATTATTTCTGTTAGAAGAAAATGCTAATTTTTTTCCATCGTTAGAAAATACAGGAAACGCATCAAAAGTTTCGCTATGCGTTACACGTTCTAGGTTTTTACCATCTATATCAATTAAGTATAAATTAAACGGAAAACCGCGTTCTGCTTCAAAATTTGAAGAGAATAATACTTTCTTTCCGCTAGGATGAAAAAACGGACTCCAATTTGCATTTCCTAAATCTGTTAATTGTTTTAAATCACTACCATCTGCGTTACAAATGTATAGTTCCATTTCAGTTGGTTCTACCAATCCTTCGGCTAACAAATCTTTATAGTCTTTAATTTCTTTTTCGGTTTTTGGTCGTGAAGAACGAAATATAATTTTTGTGCCATCAGGAGAGAAAAAAGCGCCACCATCATAACCTAATTGGTCTGTAATTTGTTTTACATCTGTACCATCTATATTCATGGTGTATAATTCTAAATCGCCACTTCTAGTAGAGGTAAACACAATTTTATCTCCTTTAGGCGACACAGTTGGTTCTGCATCATAACCAGGCTCATTGGTTAATTGATTAACAATATTCCCTTCTAGATCGGCAACAAAAATGTCAAACGTATCGTAAACAGGCCAAATGTATTTTCCGTTTTTACGTAAAGGTGTATCTGGACAATCTTTGTCTCCTAAATGTGTAGATGCATATATAATATGCTTGTTGTCAGGTAAAAAGTAAGCGCAAGTTGTTCTTCCATTTCCTGTGCTAACCATTGGCGGAATAGTGTTTTTAAACGTCTCATTAGCTTGCATTAAAAACATTTGATCACAGCTTACATTCCAATTTTTAAAATTAGATTGAAAAACCAACATGCTATCATTAAAGCTCCAATATGCTTCTGCGTTATCGCCTCCAAAAGTGATTTGTTTTAAGCTTTTAAAATGCTTTTCTTCTGGAAAAATTAACGTGCTATCAGTAATTTTAAATTCTTTTTTTTCAGTTAGAATAGGTGCTCTTTTATTTTCTTCTTTACAAGAAAATAGGGATAAAACAATTAAAATTACAGCTATTAATTTACTTTTCATGGGATACTTTAATTAGTGGTTTAATTTAACTAATTTTGACAAAATTAACATTTCTAAAAGATGAAATTTATAAAACTAACAGTTTTTTTACTAATTGTTACAGCTTGTCATAACAATAAGCCTGTTCAAAAAACTATAAAAGAAGATGTGATTTACCTATCAAACGATAGTTTAGAAGGTAGACAAACAGGAAGTAAAGGCGAGCTAAAAGCTGCAAAATACATTGCACAACGTTTTGAAGATTTAGGATTACAACCAAAAGGAACAAATGGTTTTTTTCAAGAGTTTTCATTTAAACCAAAAACAAATCCGCACCAAAAAGTAAATTATACTGTAAAAAATGGAGACAGCACAATTACCGGAACAAACGTAGTTGGTTTTATAGATAATCAAGCAGAAAACACGGTTATTATTGGTGCGCATTATGATCATTTAGGTTATGGCGCAGAAGGAAGTTTATATAGAGGCGAAACAAAGCAAATCCATAATGGCGCAGATGATAATGCAAGTGGTGTTGGCGTTTTATTAAATCTTGCACAAAAATTAAAAGACTCTAACAAATCAAATAACTATTTATTTATCACTTTTTCTGGTGAAGAAATGGGCTTATTAGGCTCTAATTATTACGCTAAAAATCCAACAGTAAGTAACGATAAAGCCAATTATATGATAAATATGGATATGGTTGGACGTTTAAAAGCAGATAGCACGTTGGCGGTTTATGGTGTTGGTACTTCACCAATTTTTAAACAAACATTAAAAGCGCATAACAATAAATTTAAATTAGTCCAAAACGAGTCTGGCGTTGGACCAAGTGATCACACAAGTTTTTATAATGTAGATGTGCCTGTGTTACACTTTTTTACAGGTCAGCACGAAGATTATCACAAACCTTCAGACGATTTTGATAAGTTGAATTACAACGGAATGCGCACAATTTCAAATTATATTTTTGATGTAATAACAGACCTAAATGATAACGGAAAATTACCATTTAGGAAAACTAAAAACGAAAGTGAAGAAACGCCACGGTTTAAAGTTGGTTTAGGTGTTATACCAGATTATTTATTTGATGGTAAAGGTATGCGTATTGATGGTATTAGTGAAGATAAGCCAGCACAAAAAGCAGGTTTAGAAAAAGGAGATATTGTTGTAAAATTAGGTGATAGTAGTGTGACCGATATGATGAGTTATATGAAAGTACTTTCAACCTTTAATAAAGGCGATAAAACAAAAGTAGTTGTTGATAGAAATGGCGAAAAGGTAGAGAAGGAGATACAGTTTTAATAATCAATAACTTTAATTAGAGCATATGACCTTATAGAATAAAGAAGCTATAAGGTCTTTTTTATTACAATTATTTAAAAAGGTGTAATTTTGCCAAAAAAATTGATAACGTGGTAAAAATAGGTAATATAGAACTTCCAGAATTTCCGTTGTTGTTAGCACCAATGGAAGATGTAAGCGATCCGCCTTTTAGAAAATTATGTAAAGAGCAAGGTGCAGATGTGGTGTATACCGAGTTTGTGTCTAGCGAAGGTTTAATACGTAATGCAGCTAAAAGCGTTATCAAACTTGATATTTACGAAAAAGAACGTCCTGTAGGTATTCAAATTTTTGGAGCCAATATGGATAGTATGTTACAAACCATTGATATAGTTTCTGAGTCTAAACCAGATATTATTGATATTAACTTTGGTTGTCCAGTAAAAAAGGTAGTTAGTAAAGGTGCTGGTGCAGGAATCCTTAAAGATGTTTGCCTAATGGAACAACTTACTGCCGAAATGGTTAAACGTACCAATATACCTATTACCGTAAAAACACGTTTAGGTTGGGATCATGATTCTATTAGAATTGTTGAAGTAGCAGAACGCTTACAAGACGTAGGTTGTAAAGCAATTGCTATTCATGGTCGTACACGTGCGCAAATGTATAAAGGTAACGCAGATTGGAAACCAATTGCCGAAGTAAAAAATAATCCGCGAATGCATATTCCTGTGTTTGGAAATGGCGATGTAAATACGCCAGAACGCGCAATGGAAATGCGTGATCAATATGGTTTAGATGGATGTATGATTGGTCGTGCAACAATTGGTAATCCGTGGTTTTTTAAACAAGTAAAGCACTTTTTTGAAACAGGAGAACACTACAGACCAATTACAATGCAAGAACGTGTAACTGCTGCGCGAAGACACTTACAAATGGCTATAGATTGGAAAGGTGAAACTTTAGGTGTTTTAGAAACTAGACGACATTACACTAATTATTTTAAAGGTATACCTCACTTTAAAGAATACAGAACAAAAATGGTAACTAGCGACCATTCTGTAGATGTGTTTGCTGCTTTTGATGAGGTCGAAGAACAGTTTTCAGATTATGTGTTTACTGAATAACGCTAACCTTAATCAATAATATTTAGCAGTTAGAAAGACGTGTAATTATTGAGTTTTAACTAGCTCTCTATTTATTCTTGAAGAAGCAATTTTAGAAGCTATTATACCAAGTATCATTAAAGTAATTAAAACTATTACAAAGTTTTTTAATTGCAATGCTACAGGATAAGGTAATGTTGGAGTAATCATTACTAGTTTAAAAGATAGCTGTATTTGCACAAGAATGTAACCTATAATTAAACCTAAAATACCACCAATTAACGTCATTAAAATACCTTGATATAAAAATATATTTCTAATATCTTTTACACTTGCGCCTAAATTATAAAGTGTATTTAAGGTTTGCTTTTTATCTAAAATCGCCATTATAATGGTGCCAATTATATTAAATAAAGCTATAATTAGTACTAAAGTAAAAATAAGATAGACTGCTAAATTTTCGGTATTCAACATTTTGTAAATGGCATCATTTAACTGGTCTTTGTCTTTTACAATTATGTTTTTTCCTAAGATATTCTGAATTTGAGCTTTAGTTTCTTCTAAATTAGCATTTTCATCTACATCAAATTCTATACTAGTAATTTGATTATCTGAATAATTCAATAATTCTTTAGCTATGTATATAGGTGTAAATATGTACTTGTTATTAATGTCTTCATTTATATCATATATACCAACATTGACTACTTTAACCTGATTAATTGCTTGATTTTGAGAAGTTATTTGTCCTTTTCCTGGTTTAGGTACAGATAAGGTCATCGCTTCGCCATAATCGTTTGCGCCAACTGATAAATGTGTAGAGATTGTCCAACCAACAACAGATTGTGGCGTTTCAGGATATATCCAATTCCCTATAGGAATTACAGAGTCTATTTTTGTAATGCTATTAAAATTTTGATCAACACCTTTGATGTAAGCAGGATGATTGTTACCATCATAAGTAGCAATAACTCGTTCTTCAATAATTTTTGAAAAACTTTTAATAGCTTTAATAGACTTTAATTTTTCTTCTTGTTGTTTTGAAAGAATAAAA from Mesoflavibacter profundi includes:
- the dusB gene encoding tRNA dihydrouridine synthase DusB, whose amino-acid sequence is MVKIGNIELPEFPLLLAPMEDVSDPPFRKLCKEQGADVVYTEFVSSEGLIRNAAKSVIKLDIYEKERPVGIQIFGANMDSMLQTIDIVSESKPDIIDINFGCPVKKVVSKGAGAGILKDVCLMEQLTAEMVKRTNIPITVKTRLGWDHDSIRIVEVAERLQDVGCKAIAIHGRTRAQMYKGNADWKPIAEVKNNPRMHIPVFGNGDVNTPERAMEMRDQYGLDGCMIGRATIGNPWFFKQVKHFFETGEHYRPITMQERVTAARRHLQMAIDWKGETLGVLETRRHYTNYFKGIPHFKEYRTKMVTSDHSVDVFAAFDEVEEQFSDYVFTE
- a CDS encoding TolB family protein, which gives rise to MKSKLIAVILIVLSLFSCKEENKRAPILTEKKEFKITDSTLIFPEEKHFKSLKQITFGGDNAEAYWSFNDSMLVFQSNFKNWNVSCDQMFLMQANETFKNTIPPMVSTGNGRTTCAYFLPDNKHIIYASTHLGDKDCPDTPLRKNGKYIWPVYDTFDIFVADLEGNIVNQLTNEPGYDAEPTVSPKGDKIVFTSTRSGDLELYTMNIDGTDVKQITDQLGYDGGAFFSPDGTKIIFRSSRPKTEKEIKDYKDLLAEGLVEPTEMELYICNADGSDLKQLTDLGNANWSPFFHPSGKKVLFSSNFEAERGFPFNLYLIDIDGKNLERVTHSETFDAFPVFSNDGKKLAFSSNRNNGGNRDTNLFIAEWQD
- a CDS encoding FtsX-like permease family protein, with the protein product MNFSLYIVKRYLRSKSSNNAINFISIIAMIGIVLGSASLFIVLSGFAGLRNFTLEFTTIIDPDLKVETTVGKSFILSKQQEEKLKSIKAIKSFSKIIEERVIATYDGNNHPAYIKGVDQNFNSITKIDSVIPIGNWIYPETPQSVVGWTISTHLSVGANDYGEAMTLSVPKPGKGQITSQNQAINQVKVVNVGIYDINEDINNKYIFTPIYIAKELLNYSDNQITSIEFDVDENANLEETKAQIQNILGKNIIVKDKDQLNDAIYKMLNTENLAVYLIFTLVLIIALFNIIGTIIMAILDKKQTLNTLYNLGASVKDIRNIFLYQGILMTLIGGILGLIIGYILVQIQLSFKLVMITPTLPYPVALQLKNFVIVLITLMILGIIASKIASSRINRELVKTQ
- a CDS encoding M28 family peptidase, which encodes MKFIKLTVFLLIVTACHNNKPVQKTIKEDVIYLSNDSLEGRQTGSKGELKAAKYIAQRFEDLGLQPKGTNGFFQEFSFKPKTNPHQKVNYTVKNGDSTITGTNVVGFIDNQAENTVIIGAHYDHLGYGAEGSLYRGETKQIHNGADDNASGVGVLLNLAQKLKDSNKSNNYLFITFSGEEMGLLGSNYYAKNPTVSNDKANYMINMDMVGRLKADSTLAVYGVGTSPIFKQTLKAHNNKFKLVQNESGVGPSDHTSFYNVDVPVLHFFTGQHEDYHKPSDDFDKLNYNGMRTISNYIFDVITDLNDNGKLPFRKTKNESEETPRFKVGLGVIPDYLFDGKGMRIDGISEDKPAQKAGLEKGDIVVKLGDSSVTDMMSYMKVLSTFNKGDKTKVVVDRNGEKVEKEIQF
- a CDS encoding TonB-dependent receptor domain-containing protein; the protein is MKYLATLFTCIFSVLAIAQDAVVSGQVLDQNNLPLPFVNVLLTDANDVTSVKGASTDEAGKFTITGLDFKAYILKASFLGYESFTNTITINSSGLDQIIVLKPSAENLDEVVLSAKKPTLVKTADRLTFNVANTALVEGNILDVLRSTPGILILDNNLSVKNTSPTVFINGRKVQLSASEVTQLLENSPANSIQKIDVITNPSAKYDADNGVVIDIVMSKNLITGYRGNVFSNYTQGVFPRYNAGINQFFKTEKINVNLNYSYNHSKINRDNINEINYFETDNSISENWLSALNRNTTSKTHNTNLNFDYFLSDNSTLSLTTNVLYLPSYDYNTNGNTIVTNFTTNNDYNFIVNNNSNDNKYNLALDLDFVQKFKNKSTLSVNAHMTKYDYERHQQVNSQYYFANSSSNFDTAFKTDNNQVTDIFTSQLDYETPLNETSTLSAGVKTSVINTASDIIQFDIDPTTGNTTYNAQDSDNYNYDEAIFAAYLNYNIDWEKWSFSAGLRAEQTDIEGQSLSTNVLNKQDYLEWFPTLNLSWQTTENLSLYSNFKRSINRPNYQNLNPFNFFLNDNTIVTGNPFLQPTFTNKIVLGTTIHGNYTFEFYYKDISQGIYEIPIQDNTNNIIIYQPKNIGTAIEFGLDFVTYFDVVDNWSLYFVTSMYNMQEEAILDNQNVKQSQWTNYSVLSNDFTFLKDRSLTANFSLIYISKNLQGFQTVDGRLISDLSLSKKLFKNKATLSLAFADLFNKQDFTVRTKYGRQDNLSFHNQDNRYVKLGFSYKFGNTTLQTNERTKSKKERDRLN